The Bacteroidales bacterium genome has a window encoding:
- a CDS encoding ATP-binding cassette domain-containing protein, with amino-acid sequence MKRNIFQKTEDEVIESSVSGQAAEVSGASEAPVSQVPFGKSTDIINLVNINQVYSDHKPANIVFKDFCLDIKDIKNQGQFITLMGKSGCGKSTLLRYISGLQIPTSGEVYIYGKKRTDKDRIPMVFQQYTSFEWKTVLQNVALPLILKGVPKDEANEKAMEMIKIVGLSGHESKWAKYPILSGGQLQRVAIARNLVVNPQILLMDEPFGALDTVTRKQVQVFLRSIFETAKIDPTVIFVTHSESEAVFLSTDVYILDSNPATVRHHIKIELPEKRDDSIRYKSDFTDYVNKLGSLLEDLKKEK; translated from the coding sequence ATGAAGCGGAATATATTTCAGAAAACTGAAGACGAGGTAATCGAATCATCGGTATCCGGTCAGGCTGCAGAGGTAAGTGGGGCCTCAGAGGCTCCTGTGTCGCAGGTTCCATTCGGGAAATCAACCGATATCATTAATCTTGTCAATATCAACCAGGTTTATTCCGATCATAAACCTGCCAACATTGTTTTTAAGGATTTCTGCCTTGATATTAAGGATATTAAGAACCAGGGTCAGTTTATTACCCTCATGGGGAAATCAGGTTGCGGGAAATCCACATTGCTCAGGTATATATCCGGATTGCAGATTCCCACATCGGGGGAAGTTTATATTTACGGGAAAAAGAGGACCGACAAAGACCGGATTCCGATGGTGTTTCAGCAGTATACTTCATTTGAATGGAAAACGGTGTTGCAGAACGTGGCACTACCGCTTATCCTCAAAGGCGTTCCGAAGGATGAGGCCAATGAGAAGGCAATGGAAATGATCAAAATTGTAGGGTTGAGCGGACACGAAAGCAAATGGGCCAAGTACCCGATCTTGTCGGGCGGACAGTTACAGCGTGTAGCCATAGCGCGTAACCTGGTGGTAAATCCGCAGATTCTATTGATGGATGAACCATTCGGTGCGTTGGATACTGTGACAAGGAAGCAGGTGCAGGTTTTCCTGCGTTCTATTTTCGAAACGGCAAAAATTGATCCCACCGTCATTTTTGTGACCCATTCTGAAAGTGAAGCCGTGTTCCTTTCCACCGATGTGTACATCCTTGATTCAAACCCAGCCACGGTAAGGCATCACATAAAGATCGAACTGCCGGAAAAGCGTGACGATTCCATCCGTTACAAATCCGATTTCACCGATTATGTAAATAAGCTAGGCTCGTTGTTGGAGGATTTGAAGAAGGAGAAGTGA
- a CDS encoding ABC transporter permease subunit, protein MGLVKKLFTFAGNVDKKTELALNILGWILLIFLWWLVPTMGWIKSTILPSPVDVIKCFKTLFVDRNLVYNTGYSIFINMGGYLQAMAIAIPLGFLVGLLPFFRHLVSKQIEAIRFTPLPATTGIFMALFGLGLGVKVQFLAFGIFVYLLPAITQRIKDIETDDHLKALQQTMWTLNASPWMTLKHFYIPSVLSRFSMDVINLVAVSWTYIVIAEMVNAQGGLGSMIYMATSRGSHVDQLYAVLLLIIFIGFVQDKLLKWLDRKIFNFKYA, encoded by the coding sequence ATGGGATTAGTGAAAAAGCTGTTTACGTTCGCCGGAAACGTCGATAAAAAGACGGAACTGGCATTGAACATCCTGGGATGGATCCTGCTCATTTTTCTGTGGTGGCTGGTCCCTACAATGGGATGGATAAAATCCACCATACTGCCGTCACCTGTTGATGTGATCAAATGTTTTAAAACCCTTTTTGTTGACAGGAATCTCGTGTATAATACAGGGTATTCCATTTTTATCAACATGGGAGGTTACCTGCAGGCCATGGCCATTGCCATTCCGTTAGGATTCCTGGTTGGATTGCTACCGTTTTTCAGGCATCTTGTCAGCAAACAAATCGAAGCGATCCGGTTTACACCTCTTCCGGCCACAACCGGAATTTTTATGGCTTTATTCGGACTGGGACTCGGAGTGAAAGTACAGTTCCTTGCATTCGGTATTTTTGTATACCTGTTGCCTGCCATAACCCAGCGGATAAAAGACATTGAGACCGACGATCATCTTAAAGCCCTGCAGCAAACCATGTGGACCCTTAACGCGAGCCCATGGATGACCCTGAAGCATTTTTACATTCCTTCCGTTTTAAGCCGTTTTTCAATGGATGTGATCAACTTGGTTGCCGTGAGCTGGACATATATTGTGATAGCCGAAATGGTGAATGCACAGGGCGGGCTCGGCTCCATGATCTACATGGCCACTTCGCGCGGTTCACATGTCGATCAGCTATACGCGGTGCTCCTGCTGATCATCTTTATAGGATTTGTCCAGGATAAGCTGCTCAAGTGGCTTGACAGAAAGATTTTCAATTTTAAATACGCCTGA
- a CDS encoding phosphate ABC transporter substrate-binding/OmpA family protein — MTTDYQNQPGRSIPGFPKKWTLGFQLIVLLLIIGAVGAGVYFGYPYLNKASKGNKADLRAGFNNFVGFAPGLYMNGGAKPNKESRMFKQFGITFEAVRMDDMQKLNDALKNGDLDFIFTTTDISPIGMDRSSDLAKMSVVQFLKIDDSRGADVFIVDKSINTVADLRGKKIACALGWPSNTLLHATLEAGGLTEKDVTILPMGDPFAAKTAFTTGNADATVVWSPDDQECLKSRDAKILTSTNLLPNIIMDGFVARKEVLEKKKDLFIKLSEAWLVANAEMKDPEKMAQAAQVYKTAFEVPDDVSIILDGMRKIHFANYGDNVNFFGLSTDFTGITGQQLYTKMARVYKTGYGNNLTNIVPWAEASYPGVVQAITDLQGDDQLAEGQIEFQAPTAADEKAPAVAIKPIIINFATGSWALTADMKDKIENQLGQLSVEFAGMKVRIEGNTDNVGSAEMNRELSRKRAKSVADYLVKTYNFDQNRFVIVGNGPDKPVADNNTEDGKAANRRTEFQLLGQ, encoded by the coding sequence ATGACAACCGATTATCAAAACCAGCCTGGCAGGTCCATTCCGGGATTTCCTAAAAAATGGACTTTGGGATTTCAGCTCATCGTACTTTTACTTATCATTGGCGCCGTAGGTGCCGGTGTATATTTTGGTTATCCTTACCTGAACAAGGCATCGAAAGGCAATAAAGCCGATCTGCGTGCAGGGTTCAATAACTTTGTAGGATTTGCACCGGGTTTGTATATGAACGGAGGAGCTAAGCCGAACAAGGAATCCAGGATGTTCAAGCAATTCGGCATTACTTTCGAAGCTGTCCGCATGGACGATATGCAAAAGCTGAATGATGCCCTTAAAAACGGTGATCTCGATTTTATTTTTACAACCACGGATATCTCGCCTATTGGAATGGACAGGAGCAGCGACCTGGCAAAAATGAGCGTGGTACAGTTTCTTAAAATTGATGATTCAAGGGGCGCCGACGTGTTTATCGTGGATAAATCGATCAATACTGTCGCCGATCTGAGGGGAAAAAAGATTGCCTGCGCACTCGGATGGCCGAGCAATACCCTGCTTCATGCAACCCTTGAAGCCGGCGGACTTACCGAAAAGGATGTTACGATTTTACCCATGGGTGACCCGTTTGCTGCCAAGACGGCCTTCACCACCGGAAATGCCGATGCCACAGTTGTATGGTCGCCTGACGACCAGGAATGTCTTAAATCGAGAGATGCAAAAATTCTTACAAGCACCAACCTGCTTCCGAACATTATTATGGACGGATTTGTCGCCCGTAAGGAAGTTCTTGAAAAAAAGAAAGACCTGTTTATAAAGCTTTCAGAAGCATGGCTTGTTGCCAATGCTGAAATGAAAGATCCTGAGAAGATGGCACAGGCCGCCCAGGTATATAAAACTGCTTTCGAGGTGCCTGATGATGTAAGCATCATTCTTGACGGGATGCGGAAAATTCACTTTGCAAATTATGGTGATAATGTGAATTTCTTTGGCCTGAGCACAGATTTTACAGGTATCACAGGTCAACAGCTCTATACCAAAATGGCCCGGGTATATAAAACCGGTTACGGGAATAACCTGACGAATATTGTGCCATGGGCTGAGGCTTCCTATCCGGGAGTTGTCCAGGCTATAACAGATCTCCAGGGTGACGACCAGCTGGCAGAAGGCCAGATCGAATTCCAGGCTCCTACAGCAGCGGATGAAAAAGCACCTGCTGTTGCCATTAAGCCTATCATTATCAATTTCGCAACCGGCTCATGGGCTCTTACTGCTGATATGAAGGACAAGATTGAAAACCAGCTTGGTCAGCTATCGGTTGAATTCGCCGGTATGAAAGTACGTATCGAAGGCAATACCGATAATGTCGGAAGTGCTGAAATGAACAGGGAACTTTCACGCAAAAGGGCAAAGTCAGTGGCTGATTACCTTGTTAAGACTTACAATTTCGACCAGAACCGATTTGTCATTGTAGGTAACGGACCTGATAAACCGGTGGCTGATAACAATACAGAAGACGGTAAAGCTGCCAACCGCAGGACTGAATTCCAGCTCCTCGGCCAGTAA